The Polyangium mundeleinium genome contains the following window.
GACAAGAAACGCACGGTGCACCCGGAGAAACGCGCGATCGGCGGGTTCGTCCCGATCTCGACCTCCACCCCCGCGGCCTCCGCGGCGTCCACGAGCGGCGCCCGTTCGCCGAGCCAAACCAAAAGCTCCTCGGCGTTGATCTCCCACGGCGGCCGCGTCTCGGCCCCGGCCGCCGCCGCGTAGGCGAGCACGGCCGCGATGCGATGCCGACACACTGTTTTCGCCCCGCAGCCGCAGGGCGTGTCCTTCAGCGCCTTGCCCGGTAGGAGCTGCGTCGAAATGCCGTCCGGGAACGTCGCGACGACGACGCCATTCTCGTCCTCGTGGACCTTCGGCCCCTGTCCAGCCTCGATTTCCCGTTGGGCGCGCTTCACGAGGCCCACGTTCGCCAGTGCGGCGAGCGCCTCGGGCGTCAGGGCTGCGAGATCGGCCCTCATCGCCGCATCCTTTCCACGAGCCATCCCACGAGCTTGCTCGGCGTCGTGGCCGCCACGTGCGCGCCTGCGTCCGCGACCGCCTGCGCGACGCCGTGGTCGTAGGCGCCGCACACCTGATCGTCGAGCGAGGCCGCCCCGAACACCGTGACCCCCTCGCCGACGAGCGCGGTCACTTCACGGACGAGTTTGTCCGCGTGATCCTCGAAATCGGTGATCCAGAGCAGCACCGTCCGGTGCGGCACGTCCACGAGCTCCGCCGCGTATTGCAGCGCCTTCGCCCCGTCCGTGCCCCCGCCGAGTTGCACGCGCATGAGGAGCTCGACGGGGTCGTCCACGTATTGCGTCAGATCGACGACCTCCGTGTCGTACACGACGAGGTGCGAGCGCGTGGACGGGAGCTTCCACAGGATCGACGCGACCACGGCCGCGTGAATGATGTTGCGCGCCATGGAGCCGGATTGGTCGACGAGCACGATGACCTGGTAGCGCGGCCCGAAGCGCCGGACGCGGGCGAAGAACTCCGGGCGCTCGATCACGAGCCGGCGTTTGTCCGGGTCCCAGTGCTGGAGGTTTC
Protein-coding sequences here:
- a CDS encoding VWA domain-containing protein, whose product is MSTYDAETRWRLILGPAGNDGLGATDAGAGNAGDLERALAWLYDREADGEASRSIARGGPGSGPEHPLDVPEWINKIHELFPKEAIERLESDALHRYGILDVVTRKEALENVTPSLSLVEAILRSKSRMDSHVLDAARAIVNKVVEDLKKRLCDEIEHRLGATPFRHRRSRFRVARNLDALRTIRRNLQHWDPDKRRLVIERPEFFARVRRFGPRYQVIVLVDQSGSMARNIIHAAVVASILWKLPSTRSHLVVYDTEVVDLTQYVDDPVELLMRVQLGGGTDGAKALQYAAELVDVPHRTVLLWITDFEDHADKLVREVTALVGEGVTVFGAASLDDQVCGAYDHGVAQAVADAGAHVAATTPSKLVGWLVERMRR